CAAAGCTCCGTGTCTTGTGATTCGGGATCGAACATAGTAAGTTTTTTCATTGCCAGAACAAAATACCGCTTTGCCCGATAGCGCGCAGCAGCGCAGGAAACGCCCCGTATGGACAACATCGCAGCAGAAAAAGGACTCACGTATCCGGAATTGCTCGTCCGCCTCGACGCCCTCTGCGAGGGATGGAACGGCGACGTGTCGCTGCTTGCAAACGCCGCGGCGCTGATCTACTGGTCGGTGAACGATCTCAACTGGGCGGGATTCTACCTCATGGACGGGACACGCCTTGTGCTCGGCCCCTTTCACGGGCAGCCCGCCTGCGTCTTCATCGACGAAGGGAAGGGCGTCTGCGGCGCAGCCGCCTCGTCGCGCGCGACGGTTGTGGTCGACGATGTCGATCTTTTTCCAGGACACATCGCCTGCGACAGCGCCTCGCGTTCCGAGATCGTTGTGCCCCTGTGTGTGAACGGGGATCTGTTTGGCGTGCTCGATGTCGACAGTCCGATCCGCGCACGTTTCGGCGATGAGGAAAAGGCCTTCTTCGAGGCGGCCGCGGCCACACTCGGGGCGGCAATTTCCTCGAGCAGGCGCCTGCTGGATGTGCCCCGGGGGCGGCCGCTTTCTCCTTGACATGCCATGAACCCCCTCGTATATTTGTCCTTCGGCGTCTTTCCCACCAAACAGCAGGCCCTATCGACAGACTCGTTACCGGTTCTCCTTTGCAATCACCCTTCTCGAGTAACGATTGTCGTCACCTGTCACCCACCGCCGGGGAGTCCATCTCCCGAACTTCTCCGTTGTCGCCGCAGTTGCGACAGGGGAGCCGTATGTCCGGCGTGAAGCGTACGCGGGCCGGGTTGCCATGATACGCGGCCTCGCACGGTCGCCGCTCGCGCGGCAGACGCTCTGGTATTTTTTTGCTCAAATCGCCAACGGCGCCCTCGGCCTTGCGGTGATGACCGTCCTGACACGCGGGCTTGCAGTCGGAGATTTCGGGGCGTATTCCCTCGTCGTGACCGTGCTCACATTCACCGCGCTCTTTTTCGACTTCGGTGTTGCTGCATCGGCGGGCCGCCTGCTCGCAACCGCCACCGGTGAACAGGCACAGCGCGCCCGCGCCGGCGCGATGCTGACGGGTGCGATGGGCTTGGGACTCTTGTTCGGTGCGGCGCTTGCGCTCGCTTCAGCAATGGCGGATCCGTTACTCGGATCCGGCATTGGCTCCCTGCTGTTGTTTGCCGCGCCGTTTGCCGTCGTTCTGCCGATCCAGGAAATGATACTCATGATCTGCCAGGGAGCGGGCCGCATCGGACTTCTTTCGATGATGACCGTGCTGCCGCGCCTGCTGCTGCTGCCCGCTCTCGCGGGACTCGCCTATTGGAGCGGTCTGACACCATTCTCGGCGCTGCTGGTGACCATGCTCACCACGGTGTTCGCCGCGGCGGTCATCACCGCCGTGCTGCGCCCGTCGCTGCACGGCCTGCGCGCACAGCTCGGCGAGCTGCGCAGGGAAGTGCGCGAGTTCGGCCGCAAGACCTACGCGGGACGCGTGGTCGACAGTTTGACCACCGGAGTGGACCGCATGCTGATTGCGCGCTGGCACGGTCTGGAACCCGTGGGATACTATTCGGTGGCCTATACGATGGCGCAGCCCATCGCGATGATGAGCAGGGCGGTGGCCGGCAGCAGTTACCGCCGCTTTGCGGGCGAGGATTTTATTCCCCGGCGCGTGCTCGTGTTGAACGCGATATGGTGTGCCGCCGCCGCGGCCCTGCTGGCCGGACTCGGCATGCTTCTCGTCCCGCTGCTCTTTACCGGACGATACCTGCCCGCGCTCCCGGTGCTGCCACTGCTTGCCGCGGCCACGGCTCTGGCCGGCATCAACGCCGTGTTCCACTCGTTTTTCAACGCGCAGAGGCAGGGCCGTACCATGCGGTTCCTCTCGATCAGCACCTCGGGTCTCAACGTGCTGGCGAATCTGGCCCTCGTGCCCTTCCTTTCGATGACGGGCGCAGGACTCGCGCTTTGTGCATCCACAGGATTGAATCTCGTGCTCAATCTGTACTTTTACCGTCGATTCCGCCGCGGCCGCCGAGAGGAAAATACGGGCGCGGGTTCCGCCGCGTTCGACACGCCGGGCGCCGAGAACTATTCACGAACTTTCGATTGTTGACACCGCTATGACGAGATCCTTTGCTTCGATACCGCCCGTCCGTAACAGCGGCCTTCCGCGTTTGGCCCTCCTTGTGGCCATGCTCGCTGCGCCGCTTGGAAGCGCCGTGTTTGCGCAGGAACTGCGCGTGCTTGCATCCGGAGCGGACGGAATCACCATCGAATACAGGCCCGTCGTGCGACTGCGGTCGTTCAGCGACGCGGGGGTCGCCTATGTGCGCCCCGAATTCGCGGAGGCCGCGTCCGTCGCTCCGTTAAGTCCCGGCATTCCCGATCTCCAATTCCGCGGCGTGCTGCTCGCATTGCCAGGTCTCGAGGGGCACAGCGTGACAGTACTGGCCGCGGACTATGAGGACACACACAACACCGTGCTCGCTCCCGTGCCGCGGCGCTTCCGCGGAGACGATGGCCTCGTCACCTCGTACACGCGCGGCGCCGAGTATACGCGCCGCGGGCTGCTGCCGGAGTCGGTCGCGGAGCTTGCGGACGCGGGTATCGCGCGCGATCGTTTTCTCGCCACACTCCGAGTGTATCCCTACGCCTTCGATGCGGCCGCGGGCCAGCTTCGGCACTACACGCGGCTCGTTGTGCGTGTGCAGTTCGGGCCGGCCGATCCACGTCTGACCTCGGCGGGCCGCGCGGGCGAGTCCTTCGGCGGGACAGTGGTGAACGAACAGAGCGCACGTGGCTGGCGCATCGCGGCGCAGGCGCCGCTGCGCAAGACACAGACGGCCTCGCTCGCCAGCGGCGACTGGTACCGCATCGAAATACCGCAGGACGGCGTGTACCGGCTGACGAAGGCATGGTTCACCTCGGCCGGCATCCCGATCTCGTCTGTCGATCCGCGCAGCATCCGCATATTCGGACAAGGTGGTCGGGAATTGCCCTTACGCCTCTCATCGCCGCGTCCCGACGACCTGCAGGAAATCGCCATCGAGGTAAGCGGCGAAAGCGACGGGCGTTTCGACGACAACGACGCGGTGACCTTCTACGGACGAGGGAACAGCGGCTTTGTGTGGGACACCGTGGCCGGACGATACACACACACGATCCATCGTTTCGACGCGGCCAACGCGTATCTGTTGACCTTCGGCGGCGCCGCGGGACGGCGGGTCGAGGCGCAGCCGTCGCTCAACGAGGCGAATCCCTACACGCCGCAGTGGTTCACGGGCAGGGAATTTCACGAGGAGGAGGCCGTCAACCTGATCTCCTCCGGAAAGATGTGGGTGGGCAAACGTATACCGCCCTCGAGCGGAATCAACACGCAGGTGGTGATGAAGAAGCTGGAGGGCCTCGTGCGCGAGCAGCCCGTCACCTACCGCGTGAAGTTGTATGCGCAGTCGGAAGTGGCGCACTCGTTTTTGCTGTCCGACGGACAGACGCTCGGCAGCATTCCGATGACCACTGTCGCGTTCTCGACCGACCAGGACGACATCGCATCCGGCTCGGGCGTGCTGACCTTTTCACGTCCGGGCGATCTGCCCGAGGACCGCAGTTCGCTGAAGATCGAATACAATGTGTCCGATCCCGACCGCAGCCGCGGCGCATTCGTCGATTGGATCGAATGGTATTACGCGCGCCGTTTCACCGCGTCGGGTGACGTGCTCGACTTCGGCGCGCCCGACACCAGCACCGTCTGCGCGTTCGAGATACAGGGCTTCAGCAACAGCGACGTGGCGGTGTACGACGTGAGCATCCCCTGGCGTGTGCGGCGCATCGCCGATCCGGCGGTCAGCGGAGGCACCGTGCGTTTCCAGGCCTCGTCGCGCCGGGGCGCGCCGCCGCAGTATTACGCCGTCGCGGCGAACGCCGTGCGTCAGCCCGCGACGCCCACGCGTCTGTCGAATTCCGATCTCGCCGTGACGCAGGGTGCGCAGTATGTGATCATCACGTCGCAGGATCTGGCTCCGGCCGCGGAACGCTTGAAACGGCATCGCGAACGTCCGGGCGAGGATGCGATCACAAGCAAGGTTGTGACCCTGCCCGAGATATACAACGAATTCAGCAGCAGTGTGAAGGATCCGGTTGCGATCAGGAATTTCCTCTCGTACGCCCTGCGCTCCTGGACCGTGAAACCGAAGTACGTGCTGTTCTTCGGCGACGGGCATTATGATTACCGCAATTACGGGACGGATGAAAAGATCGTCGTGCCCGTGTGGGAGTCCGAAAACTCGATCAACCTCATGGCCTCGTACGTGACCGACGATTTTTACGCGCAGATATCGGGCGACGACGCGCTGGTGGACATCGCAACGGGCCGCCTGCCCGTGCTCGACACCGCCGAGGCGATGTCGATCGTGGACAAGATCATCCGCTATGAGAGTGATCCCGATTTTGCGCCGTGGAAAAACCGCGTGACCTTCGTGGCCGACGACGGACTCACGACACGCATCGATGACGGACCGACACACACGGCGCAATCCGAGGACATCGCGCGCTCGCTGCCCACCGGCATCGAGCAGGAGAAGGTGTACATCGTGTCGTACCGCACCGAGATCACGGCCGAAGGCCGTCGCAAGCCCGACGCAAATCAGGCCATCATCGACCGCATCAACGAGGGCACGGTGGTGATAAACTACACCGGCCACGGCAGCGAAGCGGTATGGGCGCATGAACACGTGTTTGTCACCGACGTGACCGTGCCCATGCTGGCCAATGTGACACGCCCCACTTTCCTCGCGGCGGCCACGTGTACGTTCGGACTCTACGACAGGCCCAAGCTGCGCAGCGGCACCGAGGCCATGGTCACAAAGCCCGAAGGCGGGGCCATCGGCGGACTCTCCTCGCCGCGTGTCGTGTATTCCGGACCCAACTCGAATTTCAACCAGACCTTTTTCGACAACCTGTTCGCAAACGGGCGCGAAACCGACGGCCGCGCGAAGCGCCTGGGCGACGCGATCTTTTCGACCAAACAGCGCTGGTACAACGATGCCGGCTACGAAAAATTCCATCTCTTCGCCGATCCGGGTCTGCGCCTCGCGTTTCCGCGCTACAGGTGTTCCATCGATTCGATACTCGTGAACGGCCAGGCCGCAGGATCGGGGCAGGTGCAGCTCAAGGCGCTCTCGCGTGTAACGCTGAAGGGATCCGTGCTGCGTCCCGACAGCACACGGTGGCCCGATTACAACGGCGTCGCGACCGTCAGTCTCTATGATGCAAAACGCAGCATCCCCGTGCCGCTCGAGGGCTGGGGCGGCTTCTCGTACGGCGTGCAGGGCGGCTTGCTCTTCCGCGGTGAAGCCACGGTGGCCGACGGCGGCTTCACCGTCACGTTCCCGATTCCGAAGGACATCTCCTACGAGAACAACAGCGGACGGCTTGCCGTGTATTTCGACAACGACGCCGTGGACGGTGCGGGGTTTGCGACGAACTTCACCGTGGGTGGATCCGACACCAGCGCAGTGACCGACCGCGTCGGTCCGGAGATCCGCCTGTTCATGGATCAGCGGAGCTTCCTGCCCGGCGATGTTGTAAACGAATCGCCCCTGCTCATCGCCGATCTGCGTGATGAAAGCGGCATCAATACGACGGGACTCGGCATCGGACACAACATCGAGGCCTGGCTCGACGGCAGCGAGGCGAGTCTGGTGTTGAACGCGTTTTACACCGGCGACCGCGACTCGTATCAGCAGGGAACCGTCCAATACCAGTACCGGCGGCTCACGGAAGGCACACACACCCTGCGCCTGCGCGCGTGGGACATTCACAACAACTCGTCCATCGCCGAGACACATTTCTCCGTCGCCAACAGCGCCGGACTTTCGGTGCAGGACGCGTATCCATATCCGAATCCGATGCAGAACACAACCACGTTCACGTTCACGCACAATCAGAGCGCGGCGGTGAAGGTGGAGATCAAGATATACACCGTGGCCGGGCGTCTTATCCGCAGCATCGACGCGGGGGAGACCGCCGAACGATTCGTGCGTGTGCCCTGGGACGGGCGTGACGAGGAGGGCGACACGCCGGCGAACGGGACCTATTTCTACAAGATCGTCTGCCGTACAGCCGACGGGCGGCTCGGATCCGAGCGTATCGGCACGCTGGCGATACTACGCTGAGTGCATGAACGACTGCCTTGCGCGATCAGGAATTTTCACGTAACTTTTAAATTCGTCACAAATCAGCTTCACGAGGAGAAGAATGACCATCCACACAACACGCCTGACCGCCGCCGCCGCCCTTGTCCTGCTCGTCATGAGCTGCGGCGCGTCGCTGCTGCACGCGCAGGGGGCGGCCAGCACTGCCGTGCCCTTCCTGCTCATTTCGCCGGGAGCGCGCGCGAGCGCGACGGGCGAGAGCGGTGTCGCCGTTGCCGACGATGCATCGGCCATTTTCTGGAATCCGGCCGGACTCGGCTTTCAGAGCGGCATGGAACTGAGTCTGAGCCATTCGAACTGGCTGCCGCAGTTCCAGCAGAGCGACCTGTTCTACGAATACGCGAACTTTAAAATGGGCGTTCCCTCCATCGACGGCACCATCGGCGCGGCGCTCACCTTTCTGAATCTTGGCGAGTTCGAACGGCGCGACGAGGCGAACAACATGCTCGGGCGCTTCAAGAGCTTCGAGGTGGCGTTCACCGGCTCGTACGGCACACGCATCGACGAGGACCTGTCGCTAGGTATCGGACTGCGCATCATTCACAGCAGTCTCTCGCAGGTCGCGACCGCCAACGAGCAGGGCTCGGGCACGGCGACCGCCGTGGCGGGTGATCTCGGCGTGCTGTACCGTCCGTCGAAGTTCACATTGCCGTTCACCGACGTGGATCTGGGTGATCATTTCTCGGTGGGTCTGGCCTTTTCGAACATCGGTCCGTCGATCACCTACATCGACGAGCAGCAGTCCGATCCGCTGCCGACCACGCTGCGTCTCGGGCTGGCCTTCGATCTGGTGAAGGAAGAGTACAACCGGCTGACGTGGACCACCGACATCACGAAGCTGATCATTCACCGCACCGGCGACAAGGCCGACAACTTCATTTCGGCGCTCTCGAAATCGCAGCTCGGCGACTGGAACAGCTACACGCTGGGCACGGGTATCGAGTACTGGTACTCCGATTTTGTGGCGCTGCGTTTCGGCTTCTTCCACGAGGATCCGAACTGGGGCAACCGCCGCTTCCTCACCTTTGGCGCGGGCGTGCGGTACGAGATTTACGGCTTCGATTTCAGCTACATCTCGACCGACATTTCGAGCGAGAGGAGTCCGCTGGCCGACACACTCCGGTTCACACTCTCGATTCTCTGGGATCGTGACACGACTCCGCCGGACGACGGCACCACCATTCCCGCGGACGATTCGCGGAACTGATTCCGAAGCAACCGACCGTCAAACCATTCGAGCGTCGCGGGGCTGTCCGAACGTGTCGTGACACGACACCCCCCGGACAGCCCCGTCCTTATTCCGCGCGCGCAGGCGCCGCGCGCGGACGGTTCACAGATTCGAGAGCAACACGGGGCACAGACCGGCATGGCACGCACAGCAATCGCGATTCTCCTCCTCGGACTCGCGCTCACCGCACACGCGGCGGCGCAGGCGCCGGCGCCTCGTCTCGCGCATCGACTCGCGGCTCCCGGCGCGGCGGGTCCCGCCCCGCGCGCGGCGCTGCCCGACACCGTGCGCGTCCTCGCCCTCATGGCGGAATTCCAGCCCGACGACGATGCGCGCACCAGCGGCACCGGGCGTTTCAACACCGTCTTTCCCTACGATTACGGCGCGGACATCATCGACGCGTTTCCGCACGACCGCGCATACTTCCTCGCGCATTTGCGCTTCCTCGAGAACTACATCGCGAAGTCGTCGGGGGGCCGCACACGCGCCGTGTCGCGGCTGCTCGATTCCGTCGTGACACTGCCGAAGAACATCCGCGGTTATTCCTATCGCAAGGGCGAGACCGAAAAGCCCGTCGCGGATCTGGCCGTGGACGCCTGGACGGCGGCCGACCGCGTGCAGCCCGCGGTGGACTTCTCGGCCTACGACATGTTTGTCATCTTCCACGCGGGGCGCGGCCGCGACGTGGATCTCGCGAGTTTACAAGGTTCCGATCCAACACCGTACGACATCCCCTCGCTCTCGTTCACGCTGGGCGCCTTCCGCAAGCAGCTCGGCGCGGATTTTCAGGGCATCCCCGTCAACGGCGGAAAATATCGGATCACGAACTCCTCTATTCTTCCCTCCACCGATTCCCGCGAAATCCCCTTGCTGACGGGGCAGACCGCGCTGCTCGAGCTTTCGATCAACGGACTGCTCGCGGCAAGTTTCGGCACCTACGCGGGGCTGCCCGACCTCTTCGACACCAGGACGGGGCGCACGGGCATCGGGCGTTTCGGCCTGATGGACGCCGAGTCGATTTTTGCATTCGGCGGCATCTGTCCCCCCGCGCCGTCGGCGTGGGAGAAGCAGTATCTGGGATGGACCACGCCGCGTTCGGCCGTTCCGGGCAAACGCGAATACCTGCTCTCCGCGTACCGGACCGACCAGCCCTCCACCGCCGACATCCTGCGTGTGCCGGTGACCGATGCCGAGTACTGGCTGCTGGAAAACCGCCAGCGCGATCCCGGCAACAACGGGCAGCGCGTGACCTACGTGTCGGGCGGGCAGGAAGTGACCGTGTCGTTCCCGAAGGACACGACAGGTTTTACGAACGACAATATTTCGGCGCTAAAAGGCGTGGTGGTTGACGTCGAGGATCTCGACTGGAGCCTGCCCGGCGGCACCGTGATCAGCGACACACGCGAGGCGCGCGTGATGGGCGGCTTGCTGATCTGGCACATCGACGAATCCGTCATCAATGCAGGTCTGGCCGACAACACCGTGAATGCGGCGCCGAAACACCGGGGCGTGGACCTCGAGCAGGCGGGCGGGCCGCAGGACATCGGCGAGACGATACAGTCGGTGCTCGGCTCGAGTGTCGGCACAGGCGGACCGCTCGACTACTGGCATCGCGATAATCTCTCGCCGCTGTACAAGAACAGTTTCGGCGCGGGCACCACTCCCGACACACGTTCGGCGGACGGATACTTCACACACGTGACGATGGACAACATCAGCACGGCAGGACCCTTGATGTCGCTCGACGTTGCGGTGGGTGACAACGTGATCACACCCATGAGCGGGTGGCCCGTCGATCCGCGCGATCCGGTCGACGGCCGGCGCGTCAGTTTTGTGCAGACCGCCGATATCGACGGCGACGGCGCGCACGAGATCGTGGTTGCGACACACGCGGCCGACAGCACCTCAGCCGATCCCGCCAACATCTACGTGTTTGAACAGGACGGCAGCAATTACCGTGGTGGCGGCATGCCGCGAGTTGCGGCCACACTCACGCAGGTGTCGCGTATTCTTGAAGCGCCCGCGATCGGTGATGCCAACGGCGACGGCGTTCTCGACATCGTCGTACACGCGAGCGCCGATCCGGCGGGAAAGATGCGCATGCTGGTGGTCGTTTCGACACGTGACGCCGACAACAACGGCGCGCTCGACGAAGTGACGCGGCACATGTACGCCTACGCATCCGAACAATACCAGTCCGATCTGAGCGGCTGGATGGTGCGGGACGGATCGATATTGTACCGTGTGTTCCACCTGCCGGCGCCACTCTCATCGATGATCCATCCCGACACGCTGTTTATCGTGGGAAAAGAGAACCGCGTTTTTCCCATGACGCAGGGCACGGTTCCCGGATCCGGCATTGCCGCGACCGGTGATGCGGACGTCATCTACAGCGGTGAGTTCCTACGGCGCAGCGACGGAACAGTTGTGGCGTCTTCCGCAAGTCCCGCGCTATCGGCGCGGCGCTCGCTTCCGGGTGTGTGCAGCGTAGCCGACTTCGACGGGAACGGCGCGTCTGACGGCGCCAGCGCGGCACACGGCCTGTCGATTGACTTCCGGAATCCTCGCTGGAGCAGCACGGATTTTTCGCGGCAGATGCCGGGCGGTACTTCGCCCGAGATCGCCGATCTCGCCGCCGCGGATGCCGACGGCGACGGACGCAACGATCTGCTTGTGAGCGACGGCAGCGGTGTCACGGCCATGAACTTCGCTCTCTCGACACTGGACTATTATCCCGCGAGCGGCGGGACGCGCTACACACTCGCGGCGCGCCTTGCGGGCGACACACGCGACGCGCTGCTGCGCGTGGGTGCGGACGCTCTGACGCAGCTCGGCACACGCGCAAAAGCGGCCGAAGGATTCCCGGTGCCGCTGCCGGGGCACACGAGCGTGTTACTCTTTCCCGTCGGCAGCACAAATCCCACACTCGGCGTGGCCGTGGGCGGTACCGACGGACTCGTATATCTCTACAACACCGCGGGCCGGCTGGCACCGAACGGTCTTGTATGGCGCAGCAAAGACGGCGACGAGACCCGCGCGCGGTACGCCGCTCCGTCGCCGTACACACAGACGACACGCTCCGAATTTTTCCCCGCCGAGAGGTGTTACAACTGGCCGAATCCCGTGTACGATCCCGTGACGAAGGTCCGTTTTTACGTCAGTGAAAACGCCGATGTGACCGTGAAGATCTACGACCTGGCGGGCGCGAAAGTGGGCGAGCTGCATTCCAAAGCCGCGGGAGGTGTCGACAACGAGATCGACTGGAACGTGTCGGACGTGCAGACCGGCGTGTATCTCGCGCATGTCAAGGCCGAGGGCGCGGGGCGGAGCGGCGAGAAAATCATCAAGATCGCGGTGGTGAAATGATTCGAGAATCCAGAATTCAGAATTCAGAATTCAGAATCCGGAATTCCGAATTTTGGATGAAGTGTGGTTGCACCGGCACGTGGGCGGGTTCGGCAACGGCGGTCACCGGGGGGCTGTTACCTGTCTCCCGTCTCCTGACACCGATCTTCGTCATCCTCGCACTTCTAGCGCCCACTGTCGCGCAGGGCCAGCCCGACGAATACAGCGCACCGGAGAAGGATTGGTTCACAATCGAGGCCAAACATTTCCGCGTAGTGTATCACGAAGGATCGGAGCGCACGGCGCGCGCGGCGGCAAAGGTGGCCGACGAGATTTACGGCCCCATCACATCGCTGTACGGGCACGAGCCCGACGAGCGGGTGAGTCTGATCATCAAGGACATCTCCGACTATTCGAACGGCGCGGCGTACTTCTTCAACAACAAGATCGAGATCTGGGCATCGCCGCTGGACTTTGAACTGCGCGGCACGCACAACTGGCTGCGCAACGTGCTCGCGCACGAATTTACACACATCGTGCAGATGCAGGCGGCCATGAAATGGGGCCGGCGTCTGCCCGCGCTCACCCTGCAGTGGTTCGGCTACGAGAAGGAGCGCCGCAGCGACGTGTTGTACGGGTATCCGAACGTGCTCATCTCCTATCCTCTGCCCGGCATCATCGTGCCGCCCTGGATGGCCGAAGGCACGGCGCAGTACATGCGGCATCAATTCGGCTACGAGCACTGGGATTCGCATCGCGACATGATCCTCCGCAGTTACGTCCTGTCGGATTCGATGTTGAGCTGGCCCGAGATGGGCGCCTTCGGCAAGACGAGTCTCGGCAACGAGAGTGTGTACAACGCGGGGTACAATCTCACGCGCTACATCGCGCGCAAATACGGCGAGAAGGCCGTGGTCGACATCACGCGCGCGATGGGCAAGACCTTCGTCTTCACCATCGACGCAGCGATCAAGAAGGCGATCGGCATTGATGGGGCGGATCTGTACCGCGAGTGGGCTACCGATCTCCGTGCCGACTACGCCCGGCGCATCGCGCCGGTGCTCGCGCGCCGCGCAGAGGGCGA
The Ignavibacteriota bacterium DNA segment above includes these coding regions:
- a CDS encoding lipopolysaccharide biosynthesis protein → MIRGLARSPLARQTLWYFFAQIANGALGLAVMTVLTRGLAVGDFGAYSLVVTVLTFTALFFDFGVAASAGRLLATATGEQAQRARAGAMLTGAMGLGLLFGAALALASAMADPLLGSGIGSLLLFAAPFAVVLPIQEMILMICQGAGRIGLLSMMTVLPRLLLLPALAGLAYWSGLTPFSALLVTMLTTVFAAAVITAVLRPSLHGLRAQLGELRREVREFGRKTYAGRVVDSLTTGVDRMLIARWHGLEPVGYYSVAYTMAQPIAMMSRAVAGSSYRRFAGEDFIPRRVLVLNAIWCAAAAALLAGLGMLLVPLLFTGRYLPALPVLPLLAAATALAGINAVFHSFFNAQRQGRTMRFLSISTSGLNVLANLALVPFLSMTGAGLALCASTGLNLVLNLYFYRRFRRGRREENTGAGSAAFDTPGAENYSRTFDC
- a CDS encoding GAF domain-containing protein, with translation MDNIAAEKGLTYPELLVRLDALCEGWNGDVSLLANAAALIYWSVNDLNWAGFYLMDGTRLVLGPFHGQPACVFIDEGKGVCGAAASSRATVVVDDVDLFPGHIACDSASRSEIVVPLCVNGDLFGVLDVDSPIRARFGDEEKAFFEAAAATLGAAISSSRRLLDVPRGRPLSP
- the porU gene encoding type IX secretion system sortase PorU — translated: MTRSFASIPPVRNSGLPRLALLVAMLAAPLGSAVFAQELRVLASGADGITIEYRPVVRLRSFSDAGVAYVRPEFAEAASVAPLSPGIPDLQFRGVLLALPGLEGHSVTVLAADYEDTHNTVLAPVPRRFRGDDGLVTSYTRGAEYTRRGLLPESVAELADAGIARDRFLATLRVYPYAFDAAAGQLRHYTRLVVRVQFGPADPRLTSAGRAGESFGGTVVNEQSARGWRIAAQAPLRKTQTASLASGDWYRIEIPQDGVYRLTKAWFTSAGIPISSVDPRSIRIFGQGGRELPLRLSSPRPDDLQEIAIEVSGESDGRFDDNDAVTFYGRGNSGFVWDTVAGRYTHTIHRFDAANAYLLTFGGAAGRRVEAQPSLNEANPYTPQWFTGREFHEEEAVNLISSGKMWVGKRIPPSSGINTQVVMKKLEGLVREQPVTYRVKLYAQSEVAHSFLLSDGQTLGSIPMTTVAFSTDQDDIASGSGVLTFSRPGDLPEDRSSLKIEYNVSDPDRSRGAFVDWIEWYYARRFTASGDVLDFGAPDTSTVCAFEIQGFSNSDVAVYDVSIPWRVRRIADPAVSGGTVRFQASSRRGAPPQYYAVAANAVRQPATPTRLSNSDLAVTQGAQYVIITSQDLAPAAERLKRHRERPGEDAITSKVVTLPEIYNEFSSSVKDPVAIRNFLSYALRSWTVKPKYVLFFGDGHYDYRNYGTDEKIVVPVWESENSINLMASYVTDDFYAQISGDDALVDIATGRLPVLDTAEAMSIVDKIIRYESDPDFAPWKNRVTFVADDGLTTRIDDGPTHTAQSEDIARSLPTGIEQEKVYIVSYRTEITAEGRRKPDANQAIIDRINEGTVVINYTGHGSEAVWAHEHVFVTDVTVPMLANVTRPTFLAAATCTFGLYDRPKLRSGTEAMVTKPEGGAIGGLSSPRVVYSGPNSNFNQTFFDNLFANGRETDGRAKRLGDAIFSTKQRWYNDAGYEKFHLFADPGLRLAFPRYRCSIDSILVNGQAAGSGQVQLKALSRVTLKGSVLRPDSTRWPDYNGVATVSLYDAKRSIPVPLEGWGGFSYGVQGGLLFRGEATVADGGFTVTFPIPKDISYENNSGRLAVYFDNDAVDGAGFATNFTVGGSDTSAVTDRVGPEIRLFMDQRSFLPGDVVNESPLLIADLRDESGINTTGLGIGHNIEAWLDGSEASLVLNAFYTGDRDSYQQGTVQYQYRRLTEGTHTLRLRAWDIHNNSSIAETHFSVANSAGLSVQDAYPYPNPMQNTTTFTFTHNQSAAVKVEIKIYTVAGRLIRSIDAGETAERFVRVPWDGRDEEGDTPANGTYFYKIVCRTADGRLGSERIGTLAILR
- a CDS encoding PorV/PorQ family protein: MSCGASLLHAQGAASTAVPFLLISPGARASATGESGVAVADDASAIFWNPAGLGFQSGMELSLSHSNWLPQFQQSDLFYEYANFKMGVPSIDGTIGAALTFLNLGEFERRDEANNMLGRFKSFEVAFTGSYGTRIDEDLSLGIGLRIIHSSLSQVATANEQGSGTATAVAGDLGVLYRPSKFTLPFTDVDLGDHFSVGLAFSNIGPSITYIDEQQSDPLPTTLRLGLAFDLVKEEYNRLTWTTDITKLIIHRTGDKADNFISALSKSQLGDWNSYTLGTGIEYWYSDFVALRFGFFHEDPNWGNRRFLTFGAGVRYEIYGFDFSYISTDISSERSPLADTLRFTLSILWDRDTTPPDDGTTIPADDSRN
- a CDS encoding VCBS repeat-containing protein yields the protein MARTAIAILLLGLALTAHAAAQAPAPRLAHRLAAPGAAGPAPRAALPDTVRVLALMAEFQPDDDARTSGTGRFNTVFPYDYGADIIDAFPHDRAYFLAHLRFLENYIAKSSGGRTRAVSRLLDSVVTLPKNIRGYSYRKGETEKPVADLAVDAWTAADRVQPAVDFSAYDMFVIFHAGRGRDVDLASLQGSDPTPYDIPSLSFTLGAFRKQLGADFQGIPVNGGKYRITNSSILPSTDSREIPLLTGQTALLELSINGLLAASFGTYAGLPDLFDTRTGRTGIGRFGLMDAESIFAFGGICPPAPSAWEKQYLGWTTPRSAVPGKREYLLSAYRTDQPSTADILRVPVTDAEYWLLENRQRDPGNNGQRVTYVSGGQEVTVSFPKDTTGFTNDNISALKGVVVDVEDLDWSLPGGTVISDTREARVMGGLLIWHIDESVINAGLADNTVNAAPKHRGVDLEQAGGPQDIGETIQSVLGSSVGTGGPLDYWHRDNLSPLYKNSFGAGTTPDTRSADGYFTHVTMDNISTAGPLMSLDVAVGDNVITPMSGWPVDPRDPVDGRRVSFVQTADIDGDGAHEIVVATHAADSTSADPANIYVFEQDGSNYRGGGMPRVAATLTQVSRILEAPAIGDANGDGVLDIVVHASADPAGKMRMLVVVSTRDADNNGALDEVTRHMYAYASEQYQSDLSGWMVRDGSILYRVFHLPAPLSSMIHPDTLFIVGKENRVFPMTQGTVPGSGIAATGDADVIYSGEFLRRSDGTVVASSASPALSARRSLPGVCSVADFDGNGASDGASAAHGLSIDFRNPRWSSTDFSRQMPGGTSPEIADLAAADADGDGRNDLLVSDGSGVTAMNFALSTLDYYPASGGTRYTLAARLAGDTRDALLRVGADALTQLGTRAKAAEGFPVPLPGHTSVLLFPVGSTNPTLGVAVGGTDGLVYLYNTAGRLAPNGLVWRSKDGDETRARYAAPSPYTQTTRSEFFPAERCYNWPNPVYDPVTKVRFYVSENADVTVKIYDLAGAKVGELHSKAAGGVDNEIDWNVSDVQTGVYLAHVKAEGAGRSGEKIIKIAVVK